From Streptomyces sp. NBC_00370, a single genomic window includes:
- a CDS encoding PTS sugar transporter subunit IIA, which translates to MTSVTAPCPGRVIGLAAVPDPVFAGAMVGPGTAIDPLREPTEAVSPVDGIVVSLHPHAFVVVDPEGHGVLTHLGIDTVQLNGAGFELLVNKGDTVQRGQAMVRWDPAGVEAAGKSPVCPVVALEATADALSALREDGEVRTGDALFDWQ; encoded by the coding sequence ATGACCAGCGTGACAGCTCCGTGCCCCGGAAGAGTCATCGGACTTGCCGCCGTTCCCGATCCCGTCTTCGCAGGTGCGATGGTCGGGCCGGGTACCGCCATCGACCCGCTTCGTGAGCCCACCGAGGCGGTTTCGCCGGTCGACGGCATCGTTGTCTCTCTTCACCCGCACGCCTTCGTGGTCGTTGACCCCGAGGGGCACGGCGTCCTCACGCATCTGGGGATCGACACGGTCCAGCTCAACGGCGCCGGGTTCGAACTGCTCGTAAACAAGGGGGACACCGTCCAGCGTGGCCAGGCCATGGTGCGCTGGGACCCGGCGGGTGTCGAGGCCGCCGGGAAGTCGCCGGTGTGTCCCGTCGTCGCGCTTGAGGCCACGGCCGACGCGCTCTCCGCGCTGCGTGAGGACGGCGAAGTGCGGACCGGGGACGCTCTCTTCGACTGGCAGTAA
- the ptsP gene encoding phosphoenolpyruvate--protein phosphotransferase encodes METTLRGVGVSHGVAIGEVRHMGTAVLEPPAKQIPAEEAEREQARAKQAVDAVAADLIARGNLAGGEAQGVLEAQAMMAQDPELMADVERRVTAGSTAERGVYDAFASYRELLAGAGEYLAGRVADLDDVRNRIVARLLGVPMPGVPDSDEPYVLIARDLAPADTALLDPSLVLGFVTEEGGPTSHSAILARALGVPAVVALAGAGELAEGTVVAVDGSSGEVFVEPSAEKRAGLEHAAAERASALSASTGPGATSDGHKMPLLANVGGPADVPAALEAGAEGVGLFRTEFLFLDDSKQAPSQEKQVAAYRAVLEAFPEGRVVVRVLDAGADKPLDFLTPADEPNPALGVRGLRTLLDHPDVLRAQLTALATAVEGLPVHLDVMAPMVADRADAKAFADACREAGLHAKFGAMVEIPSAALRSRSILQEVEFLSLGTNDLAQYTFAADRQVGAVSRLQDPWQPALLDLVALAADGARAEGKSCGVCGEAAADPLLACVLTGLGVTSLSMGAASIPYVRATLAKYTLAQCERAASAARATDSADDARSAAQAVLSGE; translated from the coding sequence ATGGAGACAACGCTGCGAGGCGTCGGAGTCAGTCATGGTGTGGCGATCGGCGAGGTCCGGCATATGGGGACCGCCGTTCTCGAGCCGCCGGCCAAGCAGATTCCGGCCGAGGAAGCCGAGCGCGAGCAGGCGCGGGCCAAGCAGGCGGTCGACGCCGTGGCCGCCGATCTGATCGCCCGGGGCAATCTCGCGGGTGGTGAGGCGCAGGGGGTGCTCGAGGCGCAGGCGATGATGGCGCAGGACCCTGAGCTGATGGCCGACGTGGAGCGGCGTGTCACTGCCGGGAGCACGGCCGAGCGTGGCGTGTACGACGCGTTCGCCTCGTACCGGGAGCTGCTCGCGGGTGCCGGTGAGTATCTGGCGGGGCGGGTCGCCGACCTGGACGACGTGCGGAACCGTATCGTCGCCCGGCTGCTCGGCGTTCCGATGCCGGGGGTGCCGGACAGTGACGAGCCGTATGTGCTGATCGCGCGTGATCTGGCGCCTGCCGACACGGCGTTGCTCGATCCCTCGCTCGTTCTCGGCTTTGTCACCGAGGAGGGCGGGCCGACGAGTCACAGCGCGATTCTCGCGCGGGCGCTCGGGGTGCCGGCCGTGGTGGCGCTGGCGGGTGCCGGTGAGCTGGCCGAGGGGACGGTCGTCGCTGTTGACGGCAGCAGTGGTGAGGTGTTCGTCGAGCCGAGCGCCGAGAAGCGTGCCGGGCTTGAGCATGCGGCTGCCGAGCGTGCGTCCGCGCTTTCCGCTTCCACCGGTCCGGGGGCGACGTCCGACGGGCACAAGATGCCGCTGCTGGCCAATGTCGGCGGGCCCGCCGATGTGCCGGCCGCGCTGGAGGCGGGCGCCGAGGGTGTCGGGCTGTTCCGTACCGAGTTCCTTTTCCTCGACGACAGCAAGCAGGCTCCTTCGCAGGAGAAGCAGGTCGCGGCGTACCGCGCGGTGCTGGAGGCGTTTCCCGAGGGCCGGGTGGTCGTGCGGGTCCTGGACGCCGGGGCCGACAAGCCGCTGGACTTCCTGACGCCCGCCGACGAGCCCAATCCCGCTCTGGGTGTGCGGGGTCTGCGGACGCTGCTCGACCATCCCGACGTGCTGCGGGCGCAGTTGACCGCGCTGGCGACCGCCGTTGAGGGCCTGCCGGTGCACCTTGACGTGATGGCGCCGATGGTGGCGGACCGGGCTGACGCCAAGGCGTTCGCCGACGCTTGTCGTGAGGCCGGGCTGCACGCGAAGTTCGGTGCGATGGTGGAGATTCCGTCGGCCGCTCTGCGGTCACGTTCCATCCTTCAGGAGGTCGAGTTCCTTTCGCTGGGGACCAATGACCTCGCGCAGTACACGTTTGCCGCCGACCGTCAGGTGGGCGCCGTTTCGCGGTTGCAGGATCCCTGGCAGCCGGCGCTGCTGGATCTGGTCGCGCTGGCCGCCGACGGTGCCAGGGCCGAGGGCAAGAGCTGTGGGGTGTGCGGTGAGGCCGCCGCCGATCCGCTGCTCGCCTGTGTGCTCACCGGTCTTGGCGTGACCTCCTTGTCGATGGGTGCGGCGTCGATTCCGTATGTGCGGGCGACACTCGCGAAGTACACCCTGGCGCAGTGCGAGCGTGCTGCCTCCGCCGCGCGTGCCACGGACAGCGCCGACGACGCCCGGAGCGCGGCGCAGGCTGTGCTGTCCGGCGAATAG